From Lujinxingia litoralis, one genomic window encodes:
- a CDS encoding biotin--[acetyl-CoA-carboxylase] ligase, producing MDEQSSSPILVYRRLGSTNDEALRLLKEQAPHGTTVVAQEQSAGRGRRESDGQRRPWHSPGGSNVYLSMVLRPALELAKVAGVTLACGVEIAGMLREISGVDVWLKWPNDLYAGERKLGGILTEAATGPTGLEGVVVGVGLNVNIGRWELPEELHPVATSLLSEGGQVYDRMLLVDALQQAILRACTRLETKGLEDFGADFAALDRVKGREVRYEQGGSAMRGIADGLSPSGGLRVKDVDGRIVEVVAGEVTICGLGRGHRSSERERAPRPQAEVEAHVERLLTAQPGSPPEARRVRRRFAVQEVAPEGSRYVRLAVEVDEEFAASLQRPGQYTTLGAAGLPPSFYVVARARQRRWEFLVEAEGDLAQALAGLKPGDEVEVSLAEGRGFEAREAVGASALLFATGSGLAALLPLVERWLEAPARPARIALFYGERHDDDLACRALLSALEARGVQVCMALEEGGEHTYVQDAFAALAPPLDGAFAYLSGAPVMVKAVTETLMKAGVPAGRIQVNI from the coding sequence ATGGACGAACAATCATCCTCGCCGATACTGGTCTACCGCCGCCTGGGCTCCACCAACGATGAGGCCCTGCGTCTGCTCAAGGAGCAGGCGCCCCATGGCACGACCGTGGTCGCTCAGGAGCAGAGCGCCGGTCGCGGGCGCCGGGAGTCGGATGGTCAGCGCCGCCCCTGGCACTCGCCAGGCGGGAGCAATGTGTACCTCTCGATGGTCCTGCGGCCGGCGCTGGAGTTGGCCAAAGTTGCCGGGGTCACGCTGGCCTGCGGCGTGGAGATCGCCGGGATGTTGCGAGAGATCTCCGGGGTGGACGTGTGGCTGAAGTGGCCCAACGATCTTTACGCTGGCGAGCGTAAGCTCGGGGGCATCCTCACCGAGGCGGCCACCGGCCCAACAGGGCTGGAGGGAGTGGTGGTAGGGGTGGGGCTCAACGTGAATATCGGGCGCTGGGAGCTCCCCGAGGAGCTTCATCCCGTGGCGACGAGCTTGTTAAGCGAAGGGGGGCAAGTCTACGATCGGATGCTCCTGGTGGACGCACTGCAGCAGGCGATTCTGCGGGCCTGCACCCGTCTGGAGACGAAGGGGCTGGAGGATTTTGGGGCCGACTTCGCGGCTCTGGACCGGGTGAAAGGGCGTGAGGTGCGCTATGAGCAGGGCGGCAGCGCGATGCGGGGAATCGCCGACGGGCTCTCACCGTCGGGCGGCCTGCGGGTGAAAGACGTCGACGGGCGCATCGTCGAGGTGGTCGCCGGGGAGGTCACAATCTGCGGTCTGGGGCGGGGGCACCGCTCCTCGGAGCGCGAGAGAGCACCGCGGCCGCAGGCCGAGGTGGAGGCGCATGTCGAGCGCCTGCTCACCGCTCAGCCCGGGTCGCCTCCGGAGGCTCGGCGCGTGCGCCGGCGCTTTGCGGTGCAGGAGGTTGCCCCTGAAGGCTCGCGTTACGTGCGCCTGGCGGTGGAGGTCGATGAAGAGTTCGCCGCCTCATTGCAGCGCCCGGGACAGTACACCACGCTGGGCGCGGCCGGCCTGCCGCCGAGCTTCTACGTGGTGGCCCGGGCCCGCCAGCGACGCTGGGAGTTTCTGGTCGAGGCCGAGGGCGATCTGGCACAGGCCCTGGCCGGGCTTAAGCCCGGCGACGAGGTCGAGGTAAGCCTGGCAGAGGGGCGAGGGTTTGAGGCCCGGGAGGCGGTCGGCGCCAGCGCGCTGCTCTTTGCCACCGGTAGCGGTCTGGCCGCGCTCTTGCCGCTGGTGGAGCGTTGGCTGGAAGCGCCGGCTCGACCCGCCCGGATCGCGCTCTTTTATGGAGAGCGCCACGACGACGATCTGGCCTGTCGAGCGCTGCTTAGTGCGTTGGAGGCGCGGGGCGTGCAGGTATGCATGGCTCTGGAAGAGGGCGGCGAACACACCTACGTGCAGGACGCGTTTGCGGCGCTGGCCCCACCGCTTGACGGCGCGTTTGCCTACCTGAGCGGCGCGCCCGTGATGGTCAAAGCGGTCACCGAAACCTTGATGAAGGCGGGTGTTCCTGCCGGGCGCATTCAGGTCAATATTTAG
- a CDS encoding KamA family radical SAM protein, whose translation MASAENVPTPEKPTKAHAAPPAERTARPPVDASALEHRNLRGGEFWREIPAFANVSEEEFLDYKWQMKNSLYGEDKLLELMDGLAPKAFVDDVLRGFHLAPMAVRVTPYLFSLIDWNDPLHDPIRTQFIPVASRLTMDHPMLTLDSLHEQADAPVAGLTHRYHDKALFLPLDTCPVYCRFCTRSYAIGVDTDVVEKVSLKVSPKRWEEAFAYIESRPELEDIVISGGDAYNLAFKHIEAIGMRLLAIPHIRRIRFATKGLAVMPMKILSDERWLDAVTRVAEHGRKVHKQVCIHTHFNNPNEITEISRRATNTLFERGITVRNQTVLQRGVNDSQETMRLLVKRLGEVNVEAYYVYQHDMVQGVEDLRTSLQTNLDIEKFVRGSTAGFNTPTFVVDAPGGGGKREAHSYEHYDRETGVSVYSAPSVKPGQLFTYFDPLHSLSDAARADWKDADKREQMVQDALLAARNHQGQR comes from the coding sequence ATGGCGAGCGCAGAAAACGTCCCCACCCCCGAGAAACCCACCAAAGCCCACGCTGCCCCCCCGGCCGAGCGCACCGCTCGCCCGCCGGTTGACGCCTCGGCGTTGGAGCACCGCAATCTCAGGGGCGGTGAATTCTGGCGGGAGATCCCGGCCTTTGCCAATGTCAGCGAGGAGGAGTTCCTCGACTACAAATGGCAGATGAAGAACTCGCTCTACGGCGAGGATAAGCTCCTTGAGCTGATGGACGGGCTGGCACCCAAGGCGTTTGTGGACGATGTGCTGCGCGGGTTTCACCTGGCGCCGATGGCCGTGCGCGTCACGCCCTACCTCTTCAGCCTGATCGACTGGAACGATCCCCTGCATGACCCGATTCGCACCCAGTTCATCCCGGTGGCCTCGCGGCTGACGATGGACCACCCGATGCTCACCCTGGACTCGCTCCACGAGCAGGCCGACGCGCCGGTGGCCGGGTTGACGCACCGCTACCACGATAAGGCGCTCTTTTTGCCGCTGGACACCTGCCCGGTCTACTGCCGTTTCTGCACGCGCAGCTACGCCATCGGCGTGGACACGGATGTGGTGGAGAAGGTCAGCCTCAAGGTCAGCCCCAAGCGCTGGGAAGAGGCCTTTGCCTACATTGAGAGCCGCCCGGAGCTTGAAGATATCGTCATCAGCGGGGGCGACGCCTACAACCTGGCCTTCAAGCATATCGAAGCCATCGGAATGCGCCTGCTGGCGATCCCGCACATCCGTCGCATTCGTTTTGCGACCAAGGGGCTGGCGGTGATGCCGATGAAGATCCTGAGCGACGAGCGCTGGCTCGACGCGGTGACCCGGGTGGCCGAGCACGGTCGCAAGGTGCACAAGCAGGTGTGCATCCATACGCACTTCAACAACCCCAACGAGATCACCGAGATCAGCCGCCGCGCCACCAACACGCTCTTTGAGCGGGGGATCACCGTGCGCAACCAGACGGTGCTCCAGCGCGGGGTCAACGACTCGCAGGAGACGATGCGCCTGCTGGTCAAGCGCCTGGGTGAGGTCAACGTCGAGGCCTACTACGTCTATCAGCACGACATGGTGCAGGGGGTCGAAGACCTGCGTACCTCGCTGCAGACCAACCTCGATATTGAGAAGTTCGTGCGCGGCTCCACGGCCGGGTTCAACACCCCGACCTTCGTGGTTGATGCGCCCGGCGGCGGCGGCAAGCGGGAGGCGCACTCCTACGAGCACTACGATCGTGAGACCGGGGTCAGCGTCTACAGCGCGCCTTCGGTCAAGCCCGGCCAGCTCTTCACGTACTTCGATCCGCTTCACAGCCTCAGTGATGCGGCGCGTGCCGACTGGAAGGATGCCGATAAACGCGAGCAGATGGTGCAGGATGCGCTTTTGGCGGCTCGCAACCATCAGGGCCAGCGCTAA
- a CDS encoding DnaJ C-terminal domain-containing protein, with the protein MKRDLYDILGVSKTADADTIKKAYRKLARASHPDVNPGDAQAEERFKRVSAAFDVLSNPKKRKLYDEFGYDGLREGFDAQRARAYRQAGGRRGARATGFEGGATFEDIFGSMFGGGGAGFGQGFGMPMKGRDLSAKVVLSFMESLKGKELEFSVNGKPLKVRVPGGVTDGERLKLKGKGGEAPRTQRGTGEPGDLYLELSVRPHERLRREGLHLYLEVPITMAEALLGASIAVPTPWGKYTVKVPAGVNAGARLRLKGQGVHRGKEKGNFYAVLQIQSPDRIDASVRKAAQTLAKAYKKGVRADLRL; encoded by the coding sequence ATGAAACGCGATCTCTACGACATCTTAGGGGTCTCTAAGACCGCCGACGCGGACACCATTAAAAAAGCGTATCGGAAGCTGGCCCGGGCGAGCCATCCGGATGTGAACCCGGGGGATGCTCAGGCTGAGGAGCGCTTTAAACGGGTGTCGGCGGCCTTTGATGTGCTCAGTAACCCCAAGAAGCGCAAGCTCTACGATGAGTTTGGCTACGACGGGTTACGCGAGGGGTTTGACGCGCAGCGGGCGCGAGCCTATCGGCAGGCCGGGGGGCGTCGGGGAGCCCGAGCGACTGGATTTGAAGGGGGGGCGACCTTTGAAGATATCTTCGGCAGCATGTTTGGCGGTGGTGGGGCCGGGTTTGGCCAGGGCTTTGGCATGCCGATGAAGGGACGCGACTTGAGTGCGAAGGTCGTGTTGAGCTTTATGGAGTCGCTCAAAGGCAAGGAGCTCGAGTTTAGCGTAAACGGGAAACCCTTAAAGGTGCGGGTGCCCGGTGGGGTCACCGATGGTGAGCGCCTCAAGCTCAAGGGGAAAGGGGGCGAAGCACCGCGCACCCAGCGCGGCACCGGCGAGCCGGGGGATCTCTACCTGGAGCTGAGCGTGCGCCCGCATGAGAGGTTGCGTCGTGAGGGCCTCCATCTTTACCTGGAGGTGCCCATCACCATGGCCGAGGCGTTGCTGGGGGCCTCCATCGCCGTGCCTACCCCCTGGGGCAAGTACACCGTCAAGGTGCCGGCCGGGGTGAACGCCGGCGCCAGGCTGCGACTTAAGGGGCAGGGGGTGCATCGGGGAAAAGAAAAGGGGAACTTTTACGCGGTGTTGCAGATTCAGTCCCCCGATCGCATTGACGCCTCCGTGCGTAAGGCTGCGCAGACGCTGGCGAAAGCCTACAAAAAAGGCGTACGGGCCGACCTGCGCCTGTGA
- a CDS encoding FAD-dependent oxidoreductase has protein sequence MAQTTQEEAPIHLTIIGGGSAGCAAALWAADHGARVTLVNAGLPLGGNAINVGVFPARIFMQAATARRRTAPPFTPGQTGVCTEVDLNALSHHVTHSIEVARRALVQSLQRRPGLELIDGYARFIDAHTLEVDGKRWQCDRTLLTCGASSSPPEIDGIEGAGVWRLQDLVNCNELPESILMLGTSDLGLTYAQAFARLGSKVTLLSERERFLDPEHGERWEALLRDALRDDQVILEPDCTVTHLERKNGQARALGTRRGAPTHWSAAQVVVVDHRHPSTDRLALHAADVETDAQGFIQVDESFRTSHPLIYAAGDVVGPGRHTHAAVQDAILAAHNAVLPTRTAGHTHTAPFVIPTDPSFAGVGWNQAQAQAAGFDAECLSLDLSTHPLGPPTGAPQGLIELICDRRSNHLLGARLAAPGAADAIMELALAVRYGLPVDELATLVHPPATLSEAIAVCARHRRR, from the coding sequence ATGGCGCAGACGACGCAGGAAGAAGCACCCATTCACCTGACCATCATCGGCGGAGGCTCGGCCGGCTGCGCGGCGGCCCTGTGGGCCGCCGATCACGGTGCCCGGGTCACGCTGGTTAACGCCGGACTCCCTCTGGGCGGCAACGCCATCAATGTTGGCGTCTTTCCGGCCCGCATCTTCATGCAAGCCGCCACCGCCCGCCGGCGCACCGCGCCCCCCTTTACGCCCGGACAAACAGGGGTGTGTACCGAAGTCGACCTCAACGCCTTAAGTCACCACGTGACCCACTCCATCGAGGTTGCGCGCCGCGCGCTGGTCCAGAGCCTGCAACGACGGCCCGGGCTCGAACTCATTGACGGATACGCCCGATTTATCGATGCCCACACCCTGGAGGTCGACGGCAAACGCTGGCAGTGCGATCGTACGCTCCTGACCTGTGGCGCGAGTTCCTCCCCCCCGGAGATCGACGGCATTGAAGGCGCCGGGGTCTGGCGCCTCCAGGACCTGGTCAACTGCAACGAACTCCCCGAATCCATCCTGATGCTCGGAACCAGCGACCTGGGGCTGACCTACGCCCAGGCCTTTGCTCGCCTGGGGAGCAAAGTCACTCTGCTCAGCGAACGGGAGCGTTTTCTGGATCCCGAACATGGCGAGCGCTGGGAGGCGCTGCTCCGCGACGCGCTCCGCGACGATCAGGTTATCCTGGAGCCAGATTGCACCGTGACCCACCTGGAACGCAAGAATGGCCAGGCGCGCGCGCTGGGCACCCGCCGCGGCGCCCCCACCCACTGGAGCGCCGCCCAGGTGGTCGTGGTTGACCACCGACACCCCTCCACCGATCGCCTGGCCCTCCACGCCGCCGACGTGGAAACCGATGCTCAGGGCTTTATTCAGGTCGACGAGTCCTTCCGCACCTCCCACCCCCTGATTTACGCCGCGGGCGACGTCGTCGGACCAGGCCGGCACACCCACGCCGCCGTTCAAGACGCCATCCTGGCTGCCCACAATGCGGTCCTCCCGACCCGCACTGCCGGTCACACCCACACCGCCCCCTTTGTCATCCCCACCGACCCCTCCTTCGCCGGCGTGGGCTGGAATCAGGCCCAGGCTCAGGCGGCCGGCTTCGACGCCGAGTGCCTCTCGCTGGACCTGAGCACCCACCCTCTTGGCCCTCCCACCGGCGCCCCTCAAGGCTTAATCGAACTCATCTGCGATCGCCGCTCCAACCATCTTCTGGGCGCTCGCCTGGCGGCCCCCGGCGCCGCTGATGCCATCATGGAACTGGCCCTGGCCGTGCGCTACGGGCTCCCGGTCGACGAGCTCGCCACGCTGGTGCATCCCCCGGCCACATTGAGCGAGGCGATCGCGGTCTGTGCTCGCCATCGCAGGCGATAG
- the nadC gene encoding carboxylating nicotinate-nucleotide diphosphorylase, translating into MHLYISPRIQQLIDLAIDEDEIGFDVTSQAFFAGEHGRAELVAKESFVLAGQPVVNAVFARVDPQVKVHFARSEGARFEAGEVVASLEGPTVSLLRGERIALNFMQRMSGVATLTAAFVAALGESPTRVVDTRKTLPGWRALDKYAVVCGGGANHRYNLASGVMIKDNHIAAAGSIREALARVRRQAPHSVRVEVEITELAQVEEALDAGAEIVMLDNMNRDQMIEAVAQIRGHRRGNDVVIEGSGNMTRARLEHLGDVGLDIISVGALTHSATAVDVSMKLRSSTGAV; encoded by the coding sequence ATGCATCTGTATATCAGCCCGCGCATTCAGCAGCTTATCGATCTGGCGATCGATGAGGATGAGATTGGCTTCGACGTCACCTCCCAGGCCTTTTTTGCTGGCGAGCATGGTCGGGCCGAGCTGGTGGCCAAGGAGAGTTTTGTGCTGGCCGGCCAGCCGGTGGTCAACGCGGTGTTTGCCCGTGTGGACCCGCAGGTGAAGGTCCACTTTGCGCGTTCCGAGGGTGCGAGATTTGAAGCCGGCGAGGTCGTGGCCAGCCTGGAGGGGCCGACCGTGTCGCTGTTGCGTGGGGAGCGTATCGCGCTGAACTTCATGCAGCGCATGAGTGGGGTGGCCACGTTGACCGCGGCGTTTGTGGCCGCGCTGGGCGAGTCGCCGACCCGGGTGGTGGACACGCGCAAGACCCTGCCCGGGTGGCGTGCTCTCGATAAGTATGCGGTGGTCTGCGGCGGGGGAGCGAATCATCGCTACAACCTGGCCAGCGGGGTGATGATCAAGGACAACCACATCGCCGCGGCCGGTTCGATTCGGGAGGCCTTGGCGCGGGTGCGCCGTCAGGCCCCCCATTCGGTGCGCGTGGAGGTCGAGATCACCGAGCTGGCTCAGGTCGAAGAGGCGCTGGATGCCGGCGCGGAGATCGTGATGCTCGACAATATGAATCGTGACCAGATGATCGAAGCCGTGGCGCAGATTCGCGGTCATCGCCGCGGCAACGACGTGGTGATCGAGGGCAGCGGCAACATGACGCGCGCGCGTCTGGAGCACCTGGGTGATGTGGGGCTGGACATCATCTCGGTGGGAGCGTTGACGCATTCGGCCACGGCGGTCGATGTGTCGATGAAACTTCGCTCAAGCACCGGAGCTGTGTGA
- a CDS encoding YncE family protein — translation MSARMYRVWKLPLLLVLLLTWGCGDAGTSPPGAGDDGGTTLEPPGDGDQDPSGPEAPEPEVPETFEFSSPAIVGDQVYVANRTLDAVAIIDSQSLAVRAVPVGREPSQVVAPPDDGGAGARVMVLNQGDSTLSLLDPQGGPSLHLPIVPNANRLAISASGRYGVAWYDSEEDGPIGDLSALSVVSTRGSFDVAVGFRVREVLFDGPGERAVVVSDDGVSVLELEAIDADRFVAPRLLTPDEFAQVEPEELRLHLAPDGDTLVAWSPLHPFLFVSELEADRRYAIYLGAVPTGAALSADRLVVALPEVDQLVVLSLPDGPDEVRLAQEALGLWGEEGFVPPLPEDAAEPDLGLESLLLPVGGLGSVVLSEDASAGLVFTTRPEVRDAVVVDFLAEELREVRFEKEVIGVFPDVDGSTFLVVHPRRPGSRQGLTPSDPEFIERSHGFSVLAMASAQTRLVLTELAIARAVLFAPSIGPSSVYLSFEPPAPGEAERAAHREVVRVNLTSFSNDVFSLASLPQGMGLIPQTGRIYIDQSHPRGRITFVMASTGERETVTGFQLNAGIE, via the coding sequence ATGAGCGCGAGGATGTACAGGGTGTGGAAGTTGCCGCTCCTTTTAGTACTGCTACTTACCTGGGGCTGTGGCGATGCGGGCACTTCGCCGCCGGGGGCCGGCGATGATGGGGGCACCACGCTGGAGCCGCCGGGGGACGGGGATCAGGATCCCTCGGGCCCGGAGGCGCCGGAGCCCGAGGTTCCGGAGACCTTTGAGTTTTCGAGCCCGGCGATTGTGGGAGACCAGGTCTACGTGGCCAATCGCACGCTGGACGCGGTGGCGATCATCGACAGCCAGAGCCTGGCGGTGCGCGCGGTGCCGGTGGGGCGAGAGCCCTCGCAGGTGGTGGCGCCGCCGGATGATGGGGGCGCAGGGGCCCGGGTGATGGTGCTTAACCAGGGTGACAGTACGCTCTCGTTGCTCGACCCGCAGGGCGGTCCGAGTCTGCACCTGCCGATTGTTCCCAACGCCAACCGTCTGGCGATCAGCGCGTCGGGACGCTACGGGGTGGCCTGGTATGACAGCGAGGAAGATGGGCCCATCGGTGACCTCTCGGCGCTCAGCGTGGTCAGCACCCGGGGGAGCTTTGATGTGGCGGTGGGATTTCGGGTGCGGGAGGTGCTCTTTGATGGCCCCGGGGAGCGCGCCGTGGTGGTCAGTGACGACGGGGTGAGTGTGTTGGAGCTCGAGGCGATCGACGCCGATCGCTTTGTGGCTCCGCGCCTCCTGACGCCCGACGAGTTTGCGCAGGTCGAGCCCGAGGAGCTCCGCCTGCACCTTGCTCCCGATGGCGATACGCTGGTGGCCTGGTCGCCTCTGCACCCCTTCTTGTTTGTGAGTGAGCTGGAGGCGGACCGACGCTACGCGATCTACCTGGGAGCGGTACCCACCGGCGCGGCGTTGTCTGCGGATCGACTGGTGGTGGCGCTGCCCGAGGTCGATCAGCTGGTGGTGTTGAGCCTGCCCGACGGCCCGGACGAGGTTCGCCTGGCGCAGGAGGCGCTCGGTCTCTGGGGAGAGGAGGGGTTTGTGCCTCCGCTGCCCGAAGACGCCGCGGAGCCGGACCTGGGCCTGGAGTCGCTGCTTCTGCCGGTCGGAGGACTGGGCTCGGTGGTGCTCAGCGAGGATGCCTCGGCGGGGCTGGTCTTTACCACCCGGCCCGAGGTGCGAGACGCGGTGGTGGTGGATTTTCTGGCCGAAGAGCTGCGGGAGGTTCGCTTTGAAAAAGAGGTGATCGGCGTCTTTCCCGACGTGGACGGCTCGACCTTTCTGGTGGTGCATCCGCGCCGCCCGGGCTCGCGCCAGGGGCTGACGCCCTCGGATCCGGAGTTCATTGAGCGCAGCCACGGCTTCTCGGTGCTCGCGATGGCCAGCGCGCAGACGCGGCTGGTGTTGACCGAGCTTGCGATTGCCCGGGCGGTGCTCTTTGCGCCGTCCATCGGCCCAAGTTCGGTCTATCTCAGCTTTGAGCCGCCGGCGCCCGGTGAGGCGGAGCGTGCGGCGCATCGCGAGGTGGTGCGCGTGAACCTGACCAGCTTCAGCAACGACGTGTTCAGCCTGGCCAGCCTGCCCCAGGGGATGGGGCTGATTCCGCAGACCGGGCGTATTTACATCGATCAGAGTCATCCCCGCGGGCGCATCACCTTTGTGATGGCGAGTACCGGGGAGCGCGAGACGGTGACCGGTTTTCAGCTTAATGCGGGCATTGAATAA
- a CDS encoding S41 family peptidase, whose product MRRLLVACALWACVFSLTSCQAGTACGSFPLDDDTRRCMVSTIDELVHTHYPFAAQKDVDLELFSKTLWSAVDDSELDDETFLTRLANALALLSDGHTRLERYQLREAGVPPVRLALRGGQVVVRQASGEAGLRAGAVVDTIDGEPAAEVMRRAVTLVRRGEAGEVMLRGSESALAGEVGTRVRVTTASGESVELRREAVLHEPFARRLGDVGYLRIKTFGFIDDLDRLDVLVNELLDTRALIIDLRDNGGGFPSVSDGLFGRLVGEDARAFELVDRQGRVYRRMEAPARGRTYQGPVVVLVNEGTFSASNYFAHRMVEEGRGVLIGGRTGGGAASPDRGLMLVDGLWFQVSTYVVQTLTGENTEDGLEPTIVLPVERETLEAGDGARRFSVEGDPQLERARRYLEGLR is encoded by the coding sequence ATGAGACGCTTGCTTGTGGCATGCGCGCTGTGGGCGTGTGTGTTCAGCCTGACGAGCTGTCAGGCCGGGACTGCCTGCGGGAGCTTTCCGCTCGACGATGATACCCGACGCTGCATGGTGTCGACGATCGATGAGCTGGTGCACACGCACTATCCCTTTGCGGCTCAAAAAGATGTGGACCTGGAGCTCTTCTCCAAGACGCTCTGGTCGGCCGTCGACGATTCCGAGCTCGATGATGAGACCTTTTTGACCCGTCTGGCCAACGCGCTGGCGCTCCTCTCCGACGGGCATACCCGCCTGGAGCGCTATCAACTTCGGGAGGCCGGGGTGCCACCAGTGCGACTGGCGCTGCGAGGCGGGCAGGTGGTGGTGCGACAGGCCTCCGGGGAGGCCGGGCTGCGTGCCGGAGCGGTGGTAGACACCATCGACGGGGAGCCGGCCGCCGAGGTGATGCGTCGCGCGGTGACCCTGGTGCGGCGAGGAGAGGCCGGCGAGGTGATGTTGCGGGGCTCGGAGTCGGCGCTGGCCGGTGAGGTGGGCACCCGCGTGCGGGTGACGACGGCCAGTGGAGAGAGCGTGGAGCTTCGTCGGGAAGCGGTCCTCCACGAGCCCTTCGCTCGCCGCCTGGGCGATGTGGGATACCTGCGTATCAAGACCTTTGGTTTTATTGACGACCTCGATCGCCTCGACGTGCTGGTCAATGAGTTGCTCGATACCCGGGCGTTGATCATCGATCTTCGGGATAACGGTGGGGGCTTTCCGTCGGTGAGCGACGGGCTCTTCGGACGCCTGGTGGGGGAAGATGCCAGAGCGTTTGAACTTGTGGATCGCCAGGGGCGGGTGTACCGGCGCATGGAAGCGCCCGCGCGCGGTCGCACCTACCAGGGACCGGTCGTGGTGTTGGTGAACGAGGGGACCTTCTCGGCGTCGAACTACTTCGCGCATCGCATGGTCGAGGAAGGGCGCGGAGTGTTGATCGGGGGACGTACCGGAGGGGGGGCGGCCTCCCCGGATCGGGGATTGATGCTGGTAGACGGTCTCTGGTTTCAGGTCTCCACCTACGTGGTGCAGACCCTCACCGGTGAAAACACTGAGGATGGGCTGGAACCGACGATAGTGCTCCCGGTGGAGCGAGAGACGCTTGAGGCAGGGGACGGAGCGCGAAGGTTTTCGGTGGAGGGCGATCCGCAGCTGGAGCGGGCCCGTCGCTATCTGGAGGGGCTGCGATGA